The segment TAGTCATGCCAGGACAGGGAGACTGAGGAATGGGTGCTTAAGCAAGGCCTGGGTTGGTTGGGGTGGGGTTGTGTCTGTCTGGTTGATCCAGGAGATTTGGGAACGACTTCTCCTGGAGgttcagggagcagcagctggagcctcAGCTCAGCAGTTCCTCAGTTTTCCTTCAGGGGTTGGTTTTGGAGCCAAGTGAGGAGATGTTGGCTCTGCTggtggaggaaggaaggaagggacatgggaagggggaagagcagggagaaggctgaggggcATCAGGCAGTGGGGAGCTTCACCTCCCCTTGGAGACACCAGTGCCAGAGGGTGCCAGACCAGTACCACAGGGCACCAGACCAGTGCCAGAGGGTGTCAGACCAGTACCACAAGGCACCAGACCAGTGCCAGAGGGTGCCAGACCAGTGCCAAAGGGCCCCTGCCTGCCCATCCTGCTGCCACCATAGGGCTCCAGGTGCCCCATCCCCTGGTACAAGGCTGcatccttctccctttcccatgAGCCAGCCAGAGGGGGGAAAACAGGCAAGGGACAGTAAGGGCACTGGCAGAAGACCCAGCTCTCTCTCAGTTGCCATCCCATCAACCTGTGAGCTCACTCCTCTTTTTGAGCTGAATTTTGCTTTCCTGTCCTGCTGGGGTCCCCTCGCTGTCACTGAGGCAGAGGGACCCCATGGCAGGGACTGACCCCTGgttctttctctcccctccaggAGGTTCCAGTGGTGCTGAGGTCACCCAGCCCACCCCACCATGGCTCTCTACAACAATGGGGCTGATGTGCCCTCACCCCAGGAAGCCTCCAATGGCTTCTCCCAGCCCAGTGCCTCGGGGACATGGCacaagggggaggaggaggtgaggatggTGGAGCCCAGCCTGGTGAAGAAGGCTCACAGGGAAATCCTGGACCATGAACGCAAGAGGAGGGTGGAGCTGAAGTGCatggagctgcaggagatgaTGGAGGAGCAGGGGTGAGTGCTTGGGGGTTGGGGATGGGCTGGAGGTGGATCTTGTGGCTTTGGATCCTTGTGaccagcagcatcttctcctccttttacttttttcaagGCTGgggtggatggggctttgagaatcctggtctggtggaagtTGAGCCTGCCTTTAGAGAtgattagatgatctttaaaggttccttccaagccaaaatattctgtgatgCTATGATTCCTCTCTGTCAATGCACCTCGATGTGGCAGATGTTGAAGTAAATCCAGTTTGGGGTGAAGCAGAACCCAAACTGTTGGGTTGATCTGTGAAACTCAATGCCTCCAAGAAGTGCAGAGCTAGGAGTTCATCCACACACATTTTGGTGGCTTCCTCTGGCCCCCCCACTTGGAAATCTGTGGTgccagggaaactgaggcaaggaGGAGAAGAATCCAAGATACCCATGGCCATGCACACCCTCAGTGAGGTGGGAGATGATCCATCTCTTGTCTctcatgcagagctgagggtTAGAACCAAGCAAAGCTGGTTTAGTGCTTCAGTTTTCCTGCCTcattcccccctccccccccctcccagttTTGGGATGAGCAGATCCCCTTCATCCTGCCAtaccccaggagctgctccccgTGGTGGGCAGGGGGGTCACCCCCATCCCTGTGGACCTGTGGCTGGGTTACCCCACAATTCCTGCTCCCCCTGAGCCTCCTGACAGCCCATGGGATGGAGGAAATTCTTTGGCACACGTGGGGGGCTGGGATCAGTCAGGGAGAAGGCAAATGGATTGAGGGAAGGCTTTGCCAAGGCTGTCATTAAGAGCAGGAACCTGACCTAGAATTAAATTCTCTCACACAGACTGGAATAATGATTGTGCCTAATTTGTCATTATGGAAATAAATAAGGCTGACCTGGGGCCTTGGGGAGCTTCCTGTGGGGTTCCTGCACCCTACGAGGGATCTTACTACTAGTAGTAACATTCCTGCCATGGGTAATAGCAATAGAGCAGTCAGTGTTGTTGTTATTGCTGTAATTGCCTCTGCTGTTATTAAGGCTATTAATAACAATGAGGATGTGATACACTGAAATGATAATATAATTACAGGAATCATCTTGGTCAACCTGGTTaatcctcccccctccctgagcagggctctgcaggggggaaaggagggaagagctTTGCAAGccctcagctttctgcttttgcatCCTGGCCGTGGCCTCAGGGGAGTTATagagcccagggcagggccatggggtggggggggtgagagcagaggaggttTTAGGGGGGGTTTAAGTGGTCCCTTGTTTCCCTAAACATGGATGCTTCCTCCTGCCCACGCTGTATCCGCTCTCTCCAGGCTGCCTGTGCTGTTctgttccctgcctgcaggatgAATTGCTTCTCTAGAAAAGAAATGtcagcagtttttctgcctttctttctttcccaaacCCATTCTGTGTGTGAAATGCAAACCCCAAATCCCTCCAAAGGGGGGTTAGAAGCAGGgccaggagggaaggggctggtggGATGCTCCTGTCTCAGTCACAGGGttgcaggaggaggggggggtgtCCCTCACCTTGGCCTTGCTCCCTGCAGGTTTGCTGATGGCCCAGCCTGCAGTGGCCCATCTGTCACCTCCTGTTTGGcctcctgtcccctctctgAGAACATCAGTCACGTTTGTAAGACACTGCAGCAAATGCTCATCTCCTGGGGCAGacatccctctgctcctgctgcctgggggGTGGCCTGGGCTGAACCCACCATGGGGGGTACAGCAGAATTTGGGAGTgctgccctcctcctgctcagtTGTCCTGGCTGGCTGGGGGATTAATGTGAGGCTTCCAGTGCTAATGAGCTCATTAATATTAATTCCCTTTCACGGGCATcacagggaggggagggtgcTGCTGGGCGCCCCTCATCACCCGGGGCACCCAAGGGCACCCTGGGGCACCCAGGGTGCTGGAAGGGTCATCACCCAGGATGAACTCTGTTGAGGTGGCAGCCTGAAGTCAGGTGACACCCAGATTTCTGGGCTCATTAGTGGAGATGCTGGTGGGATGTGACAGTGAGgatccctcccttccttcccagggGGACATGGGGTCCCTCTCCTTTTGTCCTGGGGATGCTTGGGTGCAGCACAGGACTGATCACCCAGGGCTGTCACCTGTCCCTCCCTGAGGATGTCTGGAGTGCCATGGTTGCTGCAGCTGTTCTCCAGTGCCAGGGACAAAGTGATTAGTGTCTCTGGTTAATAaccctgcagagccctgagtcagcatcagcacagagctggctctgctgccagtACAGCATGGGGACAAGTGACAAAGGCTCATGATGGGACAGAGACACCAGGAGCAATCCCCACCAAATGCTGGCActtgggcagggatggggaatggcAGCCTCCTGGACATCTTcttctttttaccttttcctgatgtctttacatctgctgggaggggcgtggaggaaggaggagggcaCGGAGTCTGGTGGTGAGGACCAAGCAGAGGGAcctgctctcctccaggctgcttTCTCACCATGCCACCTCTTCTCTCAGGTCCCTAGGGGTCACATGTGGCTCTGGAAAGTATGGAGCTCCTCGAGAGGTCCCTGGTTAGCCCATGACAGCCCTGCCCATGTCCTTTTACCCATCCAGGTACTCCGAAGAGGAGATCCGGCAGAAAGTGGGGACCTTCCGTCAGATGCtgatggagaaggaaggggTGCTCACCAGGGAGGACCAGCATGGGCGCCAGATGTAAGTGAGGCACCTCCAAATCAGCCTCTCCACGTGGCCTGTGCCCACCTCCCATCCCAGAGAGGACACGTCCCAGGGGGCCTCTGGGAAGTGGTGGGGGAGTGGGTTGATAAGGAGAGGGTGGATATAGGGATGGTTGTATGGAAGAATGGGCATGGAGAGGGTCTAGAGGGATGGATGAAGAGATGCATGGATGGATCATTGCTTGGCTGGTTGCATGGTTGGTTGATTTgatggttggttggttgcttaGAGGCAGGGTTGGCCTTTCTGAGGCTTCTGGAGAGGTGGAGAGGTCACCTCACCAGCCAGTGGCAGAGATCCAGCTGTGGATtcacctcagctctgcctgtccctgtcccctcaggTCAGCTTTGTGGCTCTGCCCAGGGCTGAAATCACAGCTTCTGCCTCTGGCCAGCTGAGGGCACCATCTTCAATCCTGCCCTTTAACTCCTGTCTCAGGGTGTGAACCTCACTCACCTCCCCCGTGATGGTTTGGcaggctggctgctgctctAGAACCCTAGAAATATTGATATTAGTAATAATAACCattaataaaagtaataattcCTGTTGCCAGGGGTCCAGGCTGGGTaggcagggctggagcctgCTCCTCACCTGGGTAAACACAGATCTGGTGTCTCCATCAGGCTGGAGTGAcctcgaggagccccagggaAGCAGCTTCTCCAAGGAAATCCTGCCCTGTGCTTTTGTAATCACCCCTTGGGGCCCTCTGGGGGACTTAGGGCTGAGGCTGGGTGTccaaagcagctcagctcctgctggggaTGTGTCACTTGCTCCTCCTGTCCCCATACAGGGCTGTCCCTGGCCTCTGAGGGTCTGCCCCAGCTCAGTGCTGATTTATCTACGTGATGCCTCATGGCACAGGCAGCTTGGCCAGCCCAGCACTCACCATCCATCAGCCTGGAAACCAGGTCACTGGGGACAGGAATAGCTGCTGCAGATTCACTGAATATTAATGCTTCATTAGGGGCAGGAAATCAGGGCAAGGGGGGAGGCAGAGAAGCCATGGCACGCTTGGGGGTTGAACCTTCTTTCAGCCAGGGAGGGAAACACCTTGGTTATGCCCAGTCCTGAATGGGCCACATGGCTCTAGGGCAGCACAAAACATCCAGAGTCCTCcttcaggcaggaaaaaaactaaaGCACAGGGGAAACCAAGCTGCCCAGGTCACCAAGCCCTGAGTCGGAGGTGTTAACAAGTGGCCTTTGCCTGCAGGGCCATGAGGCATCTCCAGGGCATCTTCTTGGGCAAGCTCGTTAGGGCTGGAGCTTTAATGAGCACAGAAGGAAGCTGAAGGTGCCAGGAGGTTACCAGACATCCAGAGCTGCCACCTCTGCAGGCTTGCTTTTGCAGATGAAGGGTAATCATTAAAGATTAGCCCAGGGGCTATAAATAATAGTGCTGAGCTGGAAGGAGCAGTCTCAGAGCAAAGGATTGCTCAGAAGAGAGCAAAGCTTGAGAGGTGCTTGGAAGAGGCTGGTGGGAGCTGGATCCAAAGAAAGTGGAGACTTGAGTTGCTGAAGTCCCTGCCAAAAGATATCCTGAGTGTAGAAGGCTCACACTGGTTGGGGAGGCTGGGCAAGGGAGTTaaataaactttatttaaaGAACCTCAGTCCTTGCTGTGGCTGGAAGAGGAGTCAGCAAACCATCTTGTGGGCTGGGCCTGCTCCAGGATCTCCTTGGACTTTTACAGCTTGGGCTGTGGCTGCCAGGGCTCTGAGGCTGAACCAGAGCAGATGTAAAAGCTGCAAAACTCcccaggggaaactgaggcacggagcAGAGCCATGTCCACCTGAGTCCCTGCTTTGctctctgccctctcccagctcccatCTCTCTGCATGCACACTGGTCCCCAAGGAATAACTGTTTGATGGGCAGGCTggtgggatttaaaaaaaaaaaaaaacaggagcatGTGCTGGGTGGGGAGAGATAAcaggggcagcaggaggctgaggtGAGCCCAGGTGAtggaggagatgctggcagCCAGCTCTGGAGTGGAGCTCTGCCCACTCATGGAGCAAAGAGTCCAGCAGGGAATGATCCtggcttgtttttctctttttctcccctttcccccagctgAGTGGGTGGTTGAAGGGCTCATTCCTGCCCTTGGGATTCACTTGGAGAAGGCCCACTGGGCCCAGAAGGGAGGCTGAGACCCACTTGAGCATCTGTGGTCAGGAGGAGGATGCCTCACTTGGAGCTTTAGTCCATACTGGTTTTAACTGGGTGAAAGAGCCCAGGGCCTGCCAGTGGCTGGGGTGCCAATAGTGCCACTCTCAGATCTGCTGTCCAGGCTTGGGACATCCCTGGGtttcctggaggtgctggtggggctgcTAAGGGACCAGCACCACAGGGACTGAGCTTTTCCATCAACACCCCTGGGTTGGGAAGAATGAGGAGCccactttgggttttttctctctaaaactCCCTGGAGTTCTTTCCAAGTgcctgaagggaggttggagagaggaggggtTGGTCATTTCTCTCTGctaaaaagcaagcagcaggaCCTGCAATGGCCTCAAAttgccccaggggaggtttagattggaggTTAGAAGAAAGTTTTTCACTGGaagggtaattaaacactggaatgaggtgcccagggaggtggtggaattgccatccctggaggtgttcagaggatgtttagatgtggtgctgagggacagggttTAAACACTGGTCTGGGTAGAGATAGATTAATGGTTGGTAAAATTAGGTtatggttggatttgatgatcttaaaggtcttttccgACCAGAAAGATTCTGTCATTCCAAGGGCAAATGTGCCAATCATCTTGATGGGACAGTGGGCACTGTCCAGGCACAGCCTCATCCATTGGTTTTCTCCATGTTCCTCCTGGGGTGAGATGTCCAACATCCCTCAAGAGCAAATGAGAGGCTCCCAGTGGGGTTGGATGCTGGTGATCCCAATGGCAAAGGAGGACTGGGGAGGTGAAGGGTGGCAGGGTCCCCTGGGTCCCTCCTGCCAGCCTGATCCAGCTGTCAGgtctctgccagcagctccgGTAGTCAATGGCAACCTCCTGTTGGTTTCCATGGCAACGGGAAAAAGGAATGCTGACAAAGTCActcaggagggagaggagaccCTGATGGCTCCAGGCAGGATGTCCTCCCACCTGGTCTCACCTGGCCTGGAGGGGACATCCCCCGtcacctgcctgcagctctggggcacTGGCCTCATCCCAGACAGCTCCTCCTGGTGAGCATCTCCTGGATCCCTGAAgattcctgcagctcctcttaCCTTAATCCAGCCCTGACACCTGCCCCAGGCTGATCCCAGccccctgctcagccctggcacTTGGGCAACACCAGAAGGGTCTCCAGTGATGCTGAGGCTGCACCCtgaggggaggtggtggaccAAGCCCCACAGTGTCCTTGTGGCAGCCTGGTAGGGACTTTGGGGGGGGGACAGGAGCTTGGGAAAACCCCCAGAACACCCCTCACCGTTGTGTTTTGCAGGATCTCAAGGGGTCACACACATCCCCCAACCTGGGGATTCTGTGGCAGAGGGGACGTGTCCCCCCCCAGCTGCACCTGGCCTGTCCCCCAGGCTtcccccccagctgctggggtgggagaTGGGGTGGGAATGAATCCTGTGCTTCCTCTCTCGGCAGTGTGATAGAAAACCACCACGGGGcagacagggaggaggaggaggaggagtacGAGGTGGAGTACCCTGAGTACGGGGAGGGCTGCCTGCTGCAGTGCGACTGCTCGGCCGAGTGCTACCGCCAGGACAGCGGCCACCGCGAGTACAGGTCCGACCCCACCCGGGTTTTGGGATCCCCTTCGGGGCACGCAGAGGTCCTGGGgatgtccctgcagccccccccaaCCCTGTCTGCTTTCTCCTTCAGGTTGAAAAGGCGCTCGAGCAGCTCCACCTCTCCCCCacccaagaagaaaaagaaaaagaaatcgGGTCACCGCCGGAGCCGGTGAGTCCCCAGCTGTCCCTGGGCTGTCCCCTCTTCCCAGAGGGCAGCTCTCCCCCTAGATCAGCTCTTCCCCAGGTTCCAGTGGGGCAGTTCCCCCCGTTTTGTGGGGGGCAATGCACCCCCAACCTTGCACCCTCAAGAGGTGCAATGCACCTGTGTGCAGCGATGGTGCAACAGGCACTGGGGGGACCAGCACTGAGCAGGACTTGGCTCCCTGAAGGAGCCACTGGTCCCTTCCCCAGTTAGCACTGGCTTCCTGGCAGGATGATGTCCCTAATGtccctttcttttctgcccTCCTCATGGCAGCAAAAAGAGGAAACCTGGCTCAGAGCGCAGGTGAGTGCCCGCcgggctggggggagctgggagggcCACACCAGGCATGCAAGGCCACCCAGCTGGCTTCCACCCCCCCCTTGTCCCCCTCTGAAATCCCAGTGGGAACTCAGCACCCTATCTCCTGCTGGAAGCTGTGGAGCCCACGAGGTGGCAATGGGACACAGCAGGGTTCAAGGGCTCCAGCACCAAAAGCAGCCAGAGCCCTTCTGCATGAAGCCCCcatcctccccccaaaaaaacttcTATGGGATTCTGGAGAAGCAAGAtgctggagggcagctgggTGGGGATCTCCTGGGGTGATGGGGATTGGGAGTCCCTTGCTCCCTGCTCAAGGGGACCCACTTtctgccccttccccacctccagctGCGACAGCTCGTCACCCATCcgcaaggagaagaaaaagaagactggAAAGAAACACAGACGTGACAGGTAGGGTGGACACTGCAtcaggctggggacaggggggcTGGCTGGAGGACACTGGGGATGGTTGGGGATAGTAGGGATGGGTGGTGGCTGCCCAGGCCCTTAGGCTGAGGTGATATGGAGGCATGGACAGGGCTGGATGCTGGTGATTCTTGATCACTGTCACCTGCCCCATCCATCAGCCCAACTTAGAGCCACCTCCCTGCCCTTTTCCCCACcccctggggctgcctggcccCGCCAGGGCCAGCCTGGCACAATCTCCTTcatctctgcctcctcttcatCCCTCAGGTCTGAGTCAGGATCACGAAAGAAGAGAAGACACAGGTGAgagtggcagctgctggcaccacccccactgccaccaccactggctgccagccccttccccatTAAGGaccccctgtccccatcccctctgcctgTAGGGCCAGACCAGTGGCCACCAcctgctgtctgtctgtccctcaCCCCATGACTGTCCCCTATACCCAGGCTctgctctgtccccatcttttGAGGTGGCACTGGGCTACTCTGGGTGACCATGGGGTCCCATATGGCCCTCAGTGTCCCCCAGGGGTGAAGGGGTGACACCAAGCAGCTGTGGCCAGGACAAACACTGGCTGTTGCTCTGCACTCTGGGTGCCCTCTGCCATCGCTGCTATTTTAGGGTGAAAGAAGTCAAAAACAGGCAAAGGGTGCCTAGGTGAGCAGAAGAGGGGTCTGACGTGGGGCAAGGCAAGTGGGGAAGTGACAACAGCCCCAAGCCCAAGCAGAGCCATACCCCCTTCTCACTGCCACCCCCTTCTGCCTGGCACATGGGGTCCCCACGATCCCCCCAAAAGCATTTGGGCTCCCCCACTGCCTTTTGAAGCTCAGGGAAGCGCAGGTCCTTCCCATCAATCCTCCCGCAGCCTGGGTGGCtctgggaaggggggaagggatgggagagagagggtggggagggatgggagagggtggggagggatgggagagggTGAGGAGGGACGGGCGGGAAAGCCTCCCGGGGGATGCCGCCCCTCCTCCTGTGTCTGCAGTTTTGGGCTCTTCCCACAGGTCCCGAAGTCCCAAGAACAAAcggaaagagaaaaacaaagagcgCAAGAGGTGAGGGGTTGGGATGGCGGGGAGGGGGGccctctgcctgtccccccaTGGTGGCTCAGCCTGTCCCTGGCCCCCCCGGCCATCCTCTCCGCAGGTCCCGCAGCGAATCCCCGGTCTGGCGCTCGCACCGGcgcagctcctgcagctcccacagcgcctccctctcctcctccgACAGCGGCTCCAAATCCCCCGGCAGGTAGGGACAACCCGGGACACACCCACCCGTGATTTGGGGACCCTTGTGGGGTAGCAGGCAGGGAGGTTGGGGTGGGGCAGAGGTGAACCTATGATGGGGAAAATTGAGGTTGGAAGGCAGGGAGGTGAGTGGCAGAGGTGTCTCCATGGACATTTGGGGATGGAGGGTGACAGGGTGGGTGACAGAGGTGTCCCTGTGGTGGGGACCCTTGGGGTTGGAAGACAAAGAGGTGGGTGACAGAGGTGTCCCTAGGATAGGACACCTACTGAAGGAGGGAGGGTGTAGAGGTGGGTGGCAGAGGTGTCCCTGTGGTGGGGACCCTTGGGGTTTGAGGATAAAGAGGTGGGTGGCAGAGGTGTCCCTAGGATAGGGATACTTAAGGAGGGGGGATATAGAGGTGGGTGGCAGAGGTGTCCCTGTAATGGGGACCTTTGGGGATGGAGGACAGGAAGATGGGTGACAGAGGTGTCCCTAGGATGGGAATACTTAAGGAGGGGGGGTATAGAGGTGAGTAGCAGAGGTGTCTCCACGGTGGGGACCTTTGGGGATAGAGGGTGAAGAGGTGGGTGACAGAGGTGTCCCTAGGATGGGGATATTTGAGGATGGGGGGTAAAGAGGTGAGTGACAGAGGTGTCTCCATGGTATGGACCTTTGGGGATGGAGGGCAGGGAGATGGGTGACAGAGGTGTCCCTAGGATGGGAATACTTAAGGAGGGAAGGTATAGAGGTGAGTAGCAGAGGTGTCTCCACGGTGGGGACCTTTGGGGATGGAGGGCAGGGAGATGGGTGACAGAGGTGTCCCTAGGATAGGGATACTTGAGGAGGGAAGGTATTGAGGTGTCCCTAGGGTGAGGATATTTGAGGTTGGGGGGTAAAGAGATGGGTGACAATGGTGTCCCTAGGATGGGGATACTTGAGGAGAGAGGGTATAGAGGTGGGTGGCAGAGGTGTCCCTAGGACGAGGATATATGAGGATGGGGTGTAAAAAGGTGAGTGGCAGAGGTGTCTCCATGGTATGGACCTTTGGGGATGGAGGACAGGGTGACAGAGGTGTCCCCATGATGCAGCCCCTcagggggggatggaggggagcaGTGGGGGTGCCGCAACCTCCCTGGGGTCCTCGGGACCGCGGTTCCCGAGTGGGATTTCAGCTTTTCACACAGAGCGTGCACCAACCCTggctttcccctcccctttctccctctggctgagcagcaggCCTAGCCCCAAGCGCCGGCAGGACCCCCCCAAGGGCAGCAGCGCCCGCTCCAGCCGcagcccctcctccccctcGCCCCGCCGCTCCTCCTCTCCGCCCCGCAACGGGCACAAGGGCAGCGCCCAGAACGGTCGCCACAGCCACGGGGCCCCCCTGCCGGAACCCGCGGATGTACGTAGGCTTTTCTTGGATCACCCTTCgcttccctccccttcctcctcctctgcaggacctcccccatcccacccaccccaccccccgCCTGTCCTTGTCCCCTCTTTCACCTCTGGCTCGGCTCCTCCCTCACCCACtcaaaaggaggagggggatgtGGGGTCCAGGATGCACCTCTGCTCCCTTCGGCTGGATGCTCCCGAGAGGAGCCAAGCCCATCAGCTCAGGGACAGGATTGGGGCAGCCAGCAGGTCACACCCCCTCCCAAAGCCACGCATCACTCTGCAGATGTCACCCTCCCACCCAAGGACAAGGGCTCAGGAAGGCAGGGTCACTGCCaggctcagcagctcccaggattGAGCCCAAACAGGCAAGAAATGAGTACAACTCAAAATTCTCTCCCCTAAGCCCCAGTCCTGCCCAGAACAAAGGTGCTCAGGACCTCAATACCCAGTT is part of the Calypte anna isolate BGI_N300 chromosome 19, bCalAnn1_v1.p, whole genome shotgun sequence genome and harbors:
- the SRRM3 gene encoding LOW QUALITY PROTEIN: serine/arginine repetitive matrix protein 3 (The sequence of the model RefSeq protein was modified relative to this genomic sequence to represent the inferred CDS: inserted 1 base in 1 codon) yields the protein MALYNNGADVPSPQEASNGFSQPSASGTWHKGEEEVRMVEPSLVKKAHREILDHERKRRVELKCMELQEMMEEQGYSEEEIRQKVGTFRQMLMEKEGVLTREDQHGRQIVIENHHGADREEEEEEYEVEYPEYGEGCLLQCDCSAECYRQDSGHREYRLKRRSSSSTSPPPKKKKKKKSGHRRSRKKRKPGSERSCDSSSPIRKEKKKKTGKKHRRDRSESGSRKKRRHRSRSPKNKRKEKNKERKRSRSESPVWRSHRRSSCSSHSASLSSSDSGSKSPGRPSPKRRQDPPKGSSARSSRSPSSPSPRRSSSPPRNGHKGSAQNGRHSHGAPLPEPADRPASASPSPRAHSRTDPSSPRPRGGRHGARSPRSPTPDRAKHGHRHRSRSVSPAPRHRGQSKGRPSAPRETPATPLSPPGYSSDSEEGSGGSHHPPPGPDRNHGAHGKKVKERHHRGRPNSSSESSAKHSRHASERRKSPSPSPGQRSTSWSSSGSLSKSRSRSREKRAGRSRSRSPSPKKPASREKDSEPRTRHGEPDPARARRRSRSYSPIRKRRRDSPSFMEPRRITSARKRPIPYYRPSPSSXSSLSTYSYSRSRSRSYDSYSSSRSRSRTRSPPSRSRSPSRSPSYNSRSSSESAGF